The following proteins are encoded in a genomic region of Chryseobacterium cucumeris:
- the egtD gene encoding L-histidine N(alpha)-methyltransferase, translating into MNVQLKQNCHFKNDGADNFGSDILKGLSAHPKKLSSKYFYDKTGDHLFQQIMAMPEYYLTNCELDIFQNKTEELVKAISNINESFDLIELGAGDAMKSSYLLRNLVEKGTNFTYMPIDISGNILSVLQENLKKSLPKLEVLPLEGEYFDMLDKATGISKRKKVVLFLGGNIGNMESEEAAHFCSEVKRKLNSGDLFLVGFDLKKNPHTILSAYNDPAGITASFNLNLLTRINRELQGDFKVENFQHYQNYDPVSGDCRSFLVSLCDQEVHIGNCLFTFKKDELIDMEISRKFSEQDIRKLAGDSGFHILAEIKDSKNWFVDSIWMV; encoded by the coding sequence ATGAATGTACAGTTAAAACAGAATTGTCATTTTAAAAATGACGGTGCCGATAATTTCGGTTCGGACATTTTAAAAGGATTGTCCGCTCATCCGAAAAAATTATCTTCAAAATATTTTTACGACAAAACAGGCGATCATCTCTTCCAGCAGATTATGGCGATGCCGGAATATTATCTTACCAATTGTGAACTGGATATATTTCAAAATAAAACAGAGGAACTTGTAAAAGCAATTTCCAATATCAATGAATCTTTTGATCTTATAGAACTGGGAGCTGGCGATGCGATGAAATCATCATACCTTCTCAGAAATTTAGTAGAGAAAGGAACAAATTTTACCTATATGCCTATTGATATTTCAGGAAATATTCTTTCTGTTTTGCAGGAAAACCTGAAAAAAAGCCTGCCAAAACTGGAAGTTTTACCGTTGGAAGGAGAGTATTTTGATATGCTTGATAAAGCCACCGGAATTTCGAAAAGAAAAAAGGTAGTTCTTTTCTTAGGTGGAAATATAGGGAATATGGAAAGCGAAGAAGCCGCCCATTTCTGCAGTGAAGTGAAAAGAAAACTGAATTCCGGGGATTTGTTTCTTGTAGGGTTTGACCTCAAGAAAAATCCGCACACCATTCTTTCTGCTTACAATGATCCTGCGGGAATTACCGCTTCATTCAATCTAAATCTTCTTACAAGAATCAACCGCGAACTGCAAGGAGATTTCAAGGTGGAAAATTTCCAGCATTATCAAAATTATGACCCGGTTTCAGGAGATTGCAGAAGTTTCCTGGTAAGTCTTTGTGATCAGGAAGTTCATATAGGAAACTGTTTGTTTACCTTCAAAAAAGATGAATTGATTGATATGGAGATCTCCCGGAAATTTTCTGAACAGGATATCAGAAAACTTGCCGGAGACTCGGGTTTTCATATTCTTGCTGAGATTAAAGATTCTAAAAACTGGTTTGTAGATTCTATCTGGATGGTATAA
- the egtB gene encoding ergothioneine biosynthesis protein EgtB, whose protein sequence is MKKDVLSVKANTHKNWTKKYFEVRNRSVEICGPLEIEDYVVQPVVDVSPPKWHLGHTTWFFETFILQSNFPGYEVFDPQYNFVFNSYYETIGARVIRTDRGNLSRPSVSDVFKYREYVDQKMDEFLQSGYLTQPLESLLELGLNHEQQHQELLLTDIKYILGHNPLFPAYKKENISKKESAGNSEMISFSEGIYEIGFKGEGFCFDNELGRHRVYLNDFKISSQLVTNKEYVEFMEAGGYEDFRHWHAEGWDWVKQNNVKSPLYWHFIDGKWMNYTLNGLQEIDLEEAVCHISFFEASAFASWKGKRLPTEAEWEAASACFNWGNRWEWTNSAYLPYPGYKKEAGAVGEYNGKFMVNQMVLRGASVATPPGHSRNTYRNFFPTHLQWQFTGIRLAQ, encoded by the coding sequence ATGAAAAAAGATGTATTGTCTGTAAAAGCGAATACTCATAAAAACTGGACAAAAAAGTACTTTGAAGTTAGAAATCGTTCCGTTGAGATTTGCGGCCCTCTGGAAATTGAAGACTATGTAGTTCAGCCCGTCGTAGATGTGAGCCCTCCGAAATGGCATCTGGGCCATACCACCTGGTTTTTTGAAACCTTTATTTTACAGTCCAATTTTCCAGGATATGAAGTTTTTGATCCTCAGTATAATTTTGTGTTCAACAGTTATTACGAAACCATCGGAGCCCGCGTTATCCGCACCGACAGGGGAAACCTGAGCCGTCCATCTGTTTCTGATGTCTTTAAATACCGGGAATACGTGGATCAAAAGATGGATGAATTTCTTCAAAGCGGATATCTTACACAGCCATTGGAATCTCTGCTGGAATTAGGGTTAAACCACGAACAGCAGCATCAGGAATTGTTACTTACAGATATCAAATACATTTTAGGGCACAATCCTTTATTTCCTGCTTATAAAAAAGAAAATATTTCAAAAAAAGAATCTGCCGGAAACTCAGAAATGATCAGTTTTTCAGAAGGAATTTATGAAATCGGTTTTAAAGGTGAAGGATTCTGTTTTGATAATGAGCTGGGAAGGCATAGGGTATATCTGAATGATTTTAAAATTAGCAGTCAATTGGTGACCAATAAAGAATATGTAGAATTTATGGAAGCCGGAGGCTATGAAGATTTCAGACACTGGCACGCCGAGGGTTGGGACTGGGTAAAGCAAAATAATGTAAAATCCCCTTTATACTGGCATTTCATTGATGGGAAGTGGATGAACTATACTTTAAACGGCTTACAGGAAATCGACTTAGAGGAAGCGGTCTGCCATATCAGTTTTTTCGAAGCCTCTGCCTTTGCTTCATGGAAAGGAAAACGCCTGCCAACCGAAGCTGAATGGGAAGCTGCATCAGCCTGTTTCAACTGGGGAAACCGCTGGGAGTGGACTAATTCCGCTTATCTTCCGTATCCTGGATATAAAAAAGAAGCTGGAGCAGTGGGAGAATATAATGGAAAATTCATGGTGAACCAGATGGTGCTTCGTGGTGCTTCGGTAGCCACTCCGCCGGGACACAGCAGAAATACCTACCGGAACTTTTTCCCGACTCATTTACAGTGGCAGTTCACCGGAATCAGACTTGCACAATAA
- a CDS encoding ABC transporter ATP-binding protein yields the protein MITVQSVSKSFNGKKAVDDISFQANDKEILVLLGTSGCGKTTMLKMINRLIEVDSGTILIDGKNIQLQKAEELRMGIGFVMQHSGLFPHYTIQQNIAVIPDLLKWDKKKTAGKILELLHKLHLSEDVLTRFPNELSGGQQQRVGIARALIADAPVLLMDEPFGALDNITKSDIHSEFKSLEELKNKTIILVTHDVQEAFDLGHKICLMDQGKIIQSGTPGEMLYQPKNDFVKNFFAKNRLLLEYKVGRLKDLNSMIEGSRFYEELQFSDHTSVWDALQHLSTDTLLSEDYENLVKAFSEYRKFQTV from the coding sequence ATGATTACAGTTCAATCGGTTTCAAAAAGTTTTAATGGAAAAAAAGCAGTTGATGATATTTCCTTTCAGGCCAATGATAAGGAAATTCTGGTGCTTCTGGGAACAAGCGGCTGCGGAAAAACTACCATGCTGAAAATGATAAACCGCCTCATCGAAGTAGATTCCGGAACTATTTTGATTGATGGCAAGAATATTCAGTTACAAAAAGCGGAAGAGCTGCGCATGGGAATTGGATTTGTCATGCAGCATTCCGGGTTGTTCCCCCATTACACCATACAACAGAATATAGCAGTTATTCCCGATTTGCTGAAATGGGATAAAAAAAAGACAGCCGGAAAAATCCTTGAATTATTACACAAACTCCATCTCTCTGAAGACGTGCTTACAAGGTTTCCCAACGAATTAAGCGGCGGACAGCAGCAAAGAGTGGGAATTGCCAGGGCTTTGATTGCCGATGCTCCTGTCTTGCTGATGGACGAGCCGTTCGGAGCGCTGGACAATATCACCAAAAGTGATATTCATTCAGAATTCAAATCACTCGAAGAACTTAAAAATAAAACCATTATTCTGGTGACCCACGATGTTCAGGAAGCCTTCGATTTAGGTCATAAAATCTGCCTGATGGATCAGGGGAAAATTATTCAGTCAGGAACTCCGGGAGAAATGTTGTATCAGCCCAAAAATGATTTTGTTAAGAATTTCTTTGCTAAAAACCGGCTTTTACTGGAATACAAAGTAGGCAGACTGAAAGATCTGAACTCTATGATTGAAGGCAGCCGCTTTTATGAAGAGCTTCAGTTTTCAGACCATACGAGTGTTTGGGACGCTTTGCAACATCTGAGTACAGATACTTTGCTTTCCGAAGATTACGAAAATCTGGTTAAAGCATTTAGTGAATACCGAAAATTCCAGACTGTATGA
- a CDS encoding ABC transporter permease/substrate-binding protein: MSEQSFWQFITEQHEKLLTQVVQHLGLTFLSLFLAIMIGVPLGILIARKRKLSGSVLGMAGILQTIPSIALLGFMIPVFGIGAAPAIVALLIYALLPIIRNTYTGITEVDPAVTEAAKAMGMNGKQLLFKVQLPLAMPVIIAGIRTAAVINVGVATLASFVAAGGLGEFIFGGISLNNTHMILAGAIPAALLAVLLDQTIAVLQKLSYQSVKKLKYIIPAVLAVIGIIYLLVSVSNHKLKAGFTPEFMGRQDGNLGLRSVYGLDAHPLVVSDAIMYKAAYEKELDLISGYSTDGRIKAFDLYVLEDDKKIFPPYFAAPVIKTKTLEKFPGLEKTLNLLAGKFNDSIMTELNYKADYLKQTPEKIAKDFLMKTNLYKDPRKGNSQTIKIGSKIFGEQYILAEMYKMLIEGYTDYKVETKTGLGGTKICFDALMNDAIDVYPEYTGTGLLVLLKPSAKTIEEVSKSPEKTLEYVNREFRKQYGIEWLQPLGFNNAYALMMRRKQADELKIKTISDLKKYMDSQ; encoded by the coding sequence ATGAGCGAGCAAAGTTTTTGGCAGTTTATCACGGAGCAGCATGAAAAACTGCTTACTCAGGTTGTACAGCATCTGGGACTCACTTTTTTATCTCTTTTTCTGGCCATCATGATTGGTGTGCCTTTAGGAATTCTCATTGCCCGAAAAAGAAAATTATCAGGTTCTGTTTTAGGAATGGCAGGAATTTTACAGACCATTCCCAGTATTGCGCTGCTTGGTTTTATGATTCCTGTTTTCGGGATTGGAGCAGCTCCGGCCATTGTTGCATTGCTGATCTATGCTCTTTTACCGATCATCAGGAATACTTACACCGGAATAACGGAAGTAGATCCGGCGGTAACAGAAGCTGCAAAAGCAATGGGAATGAATGGAAAACAGCTGCTTTTCAAAGTTCAGCTTCCTTTGGCGATGCCTGTTATTATTGCAGGAATCAGGACGGCAGCAGTGATCAATGTGGGGGTGGCAACTTTAGCTTCATTTGTGGCGGCAGGCGGTTTGGGTGAATTTATTTTTGGTGGAATTTCCCTTAATAATACCCATATGATTCTGGCCGGCGCAATTCCCGCCGCTTTACTGGCTGTTCTCTTAGATCAGACCATTGCCGTTTTACAGAAATTAAGCTATCAGTCTGTAAAGAAATTAAAATATATTATTCCGGCTGTTCTGGCTGTTATCGGGATTATTTATCTTTTAGTTTCTGTTTCAAACCATAAGCTTAAGGCAGGTTTTACCCCTGAATTTATGGGCCGGCAGGACGGAAATCTGGGACTACGTTCGGTATATGGGCTTGATGCACATCCACTGGTTGTAAGCGATGCCATTATGTACAAAGCAGCCTACGAAAAAGAACTGGACCTCATCAGCGGATATTCAACAGACGGAAGGATCAAAGCTTTTGATTTGTATGTTCTGGAAGATGACAAAAAGATTTTTCCTCCTTATTTTGCGGCTCCGGTGATCAAAACAAAAACATTGGAAAAGTTTCCCGGACTGGAAAAAACACTGAACCTTTTGGCAGGTAAATTCAATGATTCTATCATGACTGAACTGAATTACAAAGCCGATTATCTTAAACAGACTCCCGAAAAAATTGCTAAAGATTTTTTAATGAAAACAAATTTATATAAAGATCCACGCAAAGGAAATTCCCAAACCATAAAAATCGGATCCAAAATTTTTGGTGAGCAATATATTCTGGCCGAAATGTACAAAATGCTCATTGAAGGCTACACAGATTATAAAGTAGAAACAAAAACAGGTCTTGGCGGAACGAAAATCTGCTTTGACGCTCTGATGAATGACGCCATTGATGTGTATCCTGAATACACAGGAACCGGACTACTGGTTTTGCTGAAACCTTCGGCAAAAACGATAGAAGAAGTGTCTAAGAGCCCGGAAAAAACGCTGGAGTATGTTAACCGGGAATTCCGTAAACAGTACGGAATTGAATGGCTGCAGCCACTTGGTTTTAATAATGCATATGCTTTGATGATGCGGAGGAAACAGGCTGATGAACTTAAAATTAAAACTATTTCAGACCTGAAAAAATATATGGATTCCCAATGA
- a CDS encoding lmo0937 family membrane protein, with translation MRNLLWLVAVICIAVWLLGMLGIIPGMDTGSLIHTLLVVAIIVVLINIFTGRKPLN, from the coding sequence ATGAGAAATTTATTATGGCTTGTTGCAGTCATCTGCATCGCCGTCTGGCTACTCGGAATGCTTGGAATCATTCCCGGTATGGACACAGGAAGTTTAATCCACACCCTTCTGGTGGTTGCCATTATTGTCGTTCTGATCAATATTTTTACCGGCAGAAAGCCTCTTAATTAA
- a CDS encoding type 1 glutamine amidotransferase domain-containing protein, with the protein MSKKIAILATHGFEESELSSPKEYLEQQGWTAHIVSPEPGSIKAWAEKDWGKEYPVDQTLDNAAASDYDALVLPGGVINPDQLRTNEKALTFVKDFFAQHKPVAAICHGPQVLINAGVVEGRNLTSVNSISQDLKNAGARWEDSEVVVDEGLVTSRTPKDLPAFNAKMVEEIREGKHEEQTL; encoded by the coding sequence ATGTCAAAGAAAATCGCAATACTGGCCACACATGGCTTTGAAGAGAGTGAACTAAGCTCACCTAAAGAATATCTGGAACAACAGGGATGGACCGCCCATATCGTAAGTCCTGAACCGGGAAGCATTAAAGCCTGGGCAGAAAAAGACTGGGGAAAGGAATATCCTGTAGATCAAACGCTGGACAATGCAGCCGCTTCAGACTATGATGCGCTGGTATTACCGGGAGGAGTTATTAATCCCGATCAGCTGAGAACCAATGAAAAAGCACTCACCTTTGTAAAAGATTTTTTTGCCCAGCATAAACCTGTAGCAGCCATTTGCCACGGACCGCAGGTACTGATCAACGCGGGTGTGGTAGAAGGCCGGAATCTGACTTCCGTCAACTCCATCAGCCAGGATTTAAAAAATGCAGGCGCACGCTGGGAAGACAGCGAGGTGGTAGTAGATGAGGGACTTGTTACGAGCAGAACACCAAAAGATCTTCCTGCCTTTAATGCCAAAATGGTAGAAGAGATCAGGGAAGGAAAACATGAGGAACAAACGCTCTGA